A single window of Ictalurus punctatus breed USDA103 chromosome 27, Coco_2.0, whole genome shotgun sequence DNA harbors:
- the ttbk1a gene encoding tau-tubulin kinase 1, which produces MDALYATLSCAVPRHAAYTRKPHNITLFGVPLADSSEYQRSRRGPLDKQHGVYWICTVWLAWPASINGSFKLGAARVLSGWQCLAPALQENDNMNGATETQDILPPNCMVKERWKVLKKIGGGGFGEIYEALDLLTKENVALKVESAQQPKQVLKMEVAVLKKLQGKNHVCKFIGCGRNDKFNYVVMQLQGRNLADLRRSQPRGTFTMSTTLRLGKQILESIEAIHSVGFLHRDIKPSNFAMGRLPSTYRKCYMLDFGLARQYTNTNGEVRPPRTVAGFRGTVRYASVNAHKNKEMGRHDDLWSLFYMLVEFAVGQLPWRKIKDKEQVGQVKERYDHRMLLKHMPSEFNIFLEHILSLDYYTKPDYQLLMSVFENSMKERIIMENELYDWEKSSTESMLSTNTHSTQQHTRPTAAMARVLNVSPVPGDLQRENTDDVLQDEHLSDQENAPPNPAPATAENSPAPPDGDEWDSTDINRNKLRISLGKEEEGIRGVCPVSPQRGGGGAESPSAHMRSLRSRMDALGSPSRHLYSSQPAQMLSVDGCRGDRCRNDGSEAHSNAFIRSVPLAEEEDFDSKEWVIIDKEAELRDFQHRPLGAEPTTSGTTDDEPEELRPLEEQATRPRLNARVLAEGEMAKRSGRGQPTDSPAPSPCHSGRARRRESDPNTPHRPVSVARDALLSPMDYRTKAPFSEKEMFHILPKLQAKRADFLTVMLTGSLHQCRGFVATPPHTQDDGPREDDVTKSESDSLDQSQDGPPSTLLAIDPQKGPRDPGSVADADLDQEDISKTLVLFSPGDMRKSLNSGAGTDVLQSEKEAVDLQTCLLEKNQQPSTKYCDAGDGGIISLSQPKCDPLICTASPTSPPVTNMQKHQPVQELSGNQNEENDGRIPGLGVKQESNPLASFSYPPLTKNHLEQEPSKNQCDDPDDLGISSLFRQKSNPSATVLLPSGSAASPPFTKVERTFTHIAETTHLNIMSSRVPQVQGENPEVSEDLQCEVEPQTRSIILEAGGVWSKISSRTPAQETQGHNVVNGPVQKQNPAKVDTTVSLVSMETQRHVQRETLPEKHKDEVQCRTEDKPGGKSTTSHQRSRSRIPILVSEDSAAVDPSLSWDQTRKRSKQQEFARLVLERQRQTLNSRTSSSLSSGEEPRRASETLSTTEEDTHQSDDSIGKVKQEVKERGGEGWSSRIPRPVTPIKRAPAKLLLAIAAKSTVKPKTTTHTANTGLRCVQFGASGRSKSALSRPASPRTPLRCIFTTSRSLNSTHRTHSPSPHRIIGRTITSSHTHSDGATHGVTHGVTHGGNRTKAASSVKQTPKVKQKHNTTTTR; this is translated from the exons ATGGATGCGCTTTACGCCACGCTGTCCTGCGCCGTGCCGCGCCACGCCGCATACACGAGAAAACCTCATAACATCACACTATTCGGCGTTCCCCTAGCAGACTCTTCAGAATATCAGCGTTCCAGACGAGGGCCCCTAGATAAGCAGCACG GTGTGTACTGGATATGCACCGTGTGGCTGGCCTGGCCTGCGTCG attaATGGGTCGTTTAAGCTGGGGGCGGCCCGAGTGTTGTCAGGGTGGCAGTGTTTAGCTCCTGCACTGCAGGAAAACGACAACATGAACGGAGCGACTGAGACACAGGACATCCTCCCTCCCAACTGCATGGTGAAGGAGCGTTGGAAAGTG CTGAAGAAGATTGGTGGTGGAGGGTTCGGAGAGATCTACGAGGCTCTGGATCTGCTGACGAAGGAGAACGTGGCTCTGAAGGTGGAATCGGCTCAGCAGCCCAAACAGGTGCTGAAGATGGAGGTGGCAGTGCTGAAGAAACTGCAGG gtaaGAACCACGTGTGTAAGTTCATCGGCTGTGGGAGAAATGACAAGTTCAACTATGTGGTCATGCAGCTTCAG GGGCGGAACCTGGCAGATTTGAGGCGGAGTCAGCCGCGTGGAACCTTCACCATGAGCACAACGCTACGTCTGGGAAAACAGATCCTGGAGTCCATCGAGGCTATTCACTCTGTCGGCTTCCTGCACAGAGACATTAaaccg tcaaattttgccATGGGGAGACTGCCGTCCACGTACAGGAAGTGCTACATGCTGGACTTTGGGCTGGCGAGGCAGTACACCAACACTAACGGAGAAGTGAGGCCG CCCAGAACCGTAGCTGGTTTCCGTGGCACAGTCCGGTACGCTTCCGTCAATGCTCACAAAAacaag GAAATGGGTCGCCATGACGACTTGTGGTCTCTGTTCTACATGTTGGTTGAGTTTGCGGTTGGTCAGCTGCCCTGGAGAAAGATCAAAGACAAG gaGCAGGTGGGTCAGGTAAAGGAGCGTTATGATCACAGGATGCTGCTGAAGCACATGCCCTCTGAGTTCAACATCTTCCTTGAGCACATTTTAAGCCTGGACTACTATACTAAGCCTGACTATCAg ttgctGATGTCAGTGTTTGAAAACAGTATGAAGGAGCGCATCATCATGGAGAACGAGCTGTATGACTGGGAGAAGAGCAGCACAGAGTCCATGCTGTCCACCAACACACATTcaacacagcaacacacacgGCCTACTGCAGCCATGGccag AGTGCTAAACGTGAGCCCGGTCCCAGGGGACCtgcagagagagaacacagatgATGTTCTGCAAGATGAGCACCTGAGCGATCAGGAGAACGCCCCGCCAAATCCTGCACCTGCGACTGCAGAGAACAGTCCAGCACCCCCTGATGGAGACGAGTGGGACAGCACTGACATCAACCGCAACAAATTGAGAATTAGCCTGGgaaag GAGGAGGAGGGTATCCGAGGGGTGTGTCCTGTCTCACCACagagaggagggggaggggcggAGTCTCCCAGCGCACACATGCGCTCTCTCAG GTCACGGATGGACGCTCTCGGCTCTCCGTCCCGCCATCTTTATTCCTCACAGCCAGCGCAGATGTTGTCCGTTGATGGTTGTCGTGGAGACCGCTGCCGCAACGACGGCTCTGAGGCACACAGCAACGCCTTCATCCGGTCCGTGCCTCTAGCCGAGGAGGAGGACTTTGACAGCAAGGAGTGGGTCATCATCGACAAAGAGGCGGAGCTCAGGGACTTCCAGCATCGCCCACTAGGGGCGGAGCCCACTACATCCGGAACTACGGACGATGAGCCGGAGGAGCTCCGCCCACTGGAGGAACAGGCTACACGGCCCAGACTGAACGCTAGAGTCTTAGCCGAGGGGGAGATGGCAAAGCGGAGTGGGCGGGGCCAGCCTACAGACAGTCCTGCACCGTCGCCGTGTCACTCGGGACGAGCCAGACGGAGAGAGTCCGATCCGAATACACCTCACAGACCG GTTTCAGTAGCGAGGGACGCTCTCCTGTCTCCGATGGACTATCGGACCAAGGCACCGTTTTCCGAGAAAGAAATGTTCCACATCCTTCCAAAGCTTCAGGCAAAAAGGGCCGATTTCCTCACCGTCATGCTAACCGGAAGCCTCCATCAGTGCCGGGGCTTCGTGGCCACACCCCCTCACACCCAAGACGACGGGCCGAGGGAAGACGATGTGACGAAGAGCGAGTCTGACAGTCTGGATCAGAGCCAGGATGGACCTCCTTCAACTTTATTAGCCATCGACCCTCAGAAAGGACCCAGAGATCCAGGTTCTGTGGCTGATGCAGATCTGGATCAAGAGGACATCTCTAAAACTCTGGTTCTGTTCTCACCTGGAGACATGAGGAAGTCTCTGAATTCTGGAGCTGGAACAGATGTTCTTCAGAGTGAAAAGGAAGCTGTGGACCTCCAGACATGTCTCTTGGAGAAGAACCAACAACCATCAACAAAATATTGTGATGCAGGTGATGGTGGAATCATCAGTTTATCACAACCAAAATGTGACCCACTTATCTGCACTGCTTCTCCTACATCTCCTCCTGTGACCAACATGCAGAAGCACCAACCAGTACAAGAACTTTCAGGGAACCAGAATGAGGAAAACGATGGTAGGATTCCTGGGTTAGGAGTCAAACAAGAGTCTAACCCACTAGCTTCTTTTTCATATCCTCCTTTGACCAAGAACCATCTAGAACAAGAACCTTCCAAGAACCAATGTGACGATCCAGATGATCTTGGCATTTCCAGTTTATTCAGACAAAAGAGCAATCCCTCAGCCACTGTACTGCTTCCATCTGGTTCTGCTGCATCTCCTCCTTTCACCAAAGTGGAGAGAACCTTCACCCACATTGCTGAGACCACTCATCTGAACATCATGTCATCCCGAGTACCTCAGGTTCAGGGGGAGAACCCTGAGGTATCTGAGGACCTTCAGTGTGAGGTGGAACCTCAAACCAGAAGCATCATCCTAGAAGCAGGAGGTGTCTGGTCTAAAATCTCATCTCGCACTCCAGCACAAGAAACTCAAGGACATAATGTAGTTAATGGACCTGTGCAGAAACAGAATCCTGCCAAAGTGGACACCACTGTTTCTCTTGTTTCCATGGAGACGCAGCGACATGTACAAAGAGAAACTTTACCAGAAAAGCACAAAGATGAGGTCCAGTGCAGGACAGAAGACAAACCTGGAGGTAAAAGCACAACATCTCATCAGAGGAGCAGGAGTCGGATCCCCATCCTGGTATCGGAGGATAGTGCTGCTGTGGATCCATCACTATCCTGGGATCAAACCCGGAAACGGTCCAAGCAGCAGGAGTTTGCCCGATTGGTgctggagagacagagacagacactaAACTCCAGGACATCTTCATCACTTTCCTCTGGAGAGGAGCCCAGGAGAGCCTCAGAGACTCTGTCCACCACTGAGGAGGACACACACCAATCAGACGACTCGATTGGGAAAGTCAAACAGGAAGTTAAGGAGCGAGGGGGTGAGGGGTGGAGCAGCAGGATCCCTCGACCCGTTACGCCCATCAAAAGAGCTCCGGCTAAGCTTCTGTTAGCCATCGCAGCTAAATCCACTGTGAAACCCAaaaccacaacacacactgcaaacactgg